CATTTGGCCCAGCCATGAACGATGAAGCCGACTCCCATGACTATGCGAAGCGGCACGGGGGCCAATTGCATCAACGCGTTCTTGTTTTTCAGGAGATGATCGGCGAGGTCCCGCACGCAAGGTTTGACAGCCGTTGGCGAGATTCGTTTATGAAAGGCAGTGACGAGTGACGAGTGATCCGCCACGGCGGCCAGGCAGTGGACAAGCGTTCGAATCCCAACGACGCGCAAGGTCCGCTGTACCACATCCTGCGAGTCTTTCTCATCGATCGCAAAGGTCGTATACGAAACATCTACAGTTCGGCGACGCTTGATCCTCGCTTCATCCTGGCCAATGTGAAAACGCTGTTGCAGGAAGAAACGAAACTTTCGAAACAGTAACCACGCTATAGCCGCCTCGCTCTGTCGAGGCGCACGAAAGTCCTTTATTTTCCCGGCGATTCCGTCTCATGTGCCACCTGTGATCAGTGCTGTGGATGGCTTTTGCCACAGCGGTGATTGGGCAACCGCGGCGCCGGTCAGAATGAGGGACTTTGAGTTAAGAATCGCGAGCGCCCTGTTCGATATCCGCAGTGAAATATACAGCGTGTGCTATTCGCGTGGTACAGCTTCGCGCAAATGGGACTGACCCCTCCGCGAAGCCGAAGAAAAATCTCTGCGGCGGCGAGCATGCCTAACGGAGGCGCAGTGAAATAGATCCAAAGCGCGTGCCAATAGCTGGCGGAAAAGGCTGAACCAAACGTTCGTGCCGGGTTCGTGCTCATCCCGGATAGCGGCCATTCAAAGATCATGTATATAGCGACAAGTCCGCCGGCAAAGTACGGTGTGTATCGTGCGATGTTTTCGCGATTGGACACGAACAGCACCGTGATCATCAGAATAAAAGAAATCGTCATTTCTGCAATAAAGGCGATAGCGTTGCCATACCTGCCAGGAAGTGTCACCGCATAGTGCACCGCGGCGTGACCAGGCGCACCTCGCAGTAATTGCGTGGCGATCACAACACCGCCAATGCCGCCAAGGAATTGTGCGGCGACGTAGAACGCCGCATCCGAGAAGTCCATTTTTCCCAATCGATAGAACGTCAGCGTCACTCCTGGATTGAAATGAGCTCCGGACTGCTTACCCCACGGGGAGGTGATAATCGCGACGACCGTCGCGCCCATGCCTAATCCTATAACCGCACGGCGATAAAAGCCATTGACGATCAAGTGCCGGACCGGTGAGGCAGGATGTTGTAATAAGGTCGCAAACGTGCACGTAGCAAACATATACAAAGCCAACTCGCCAGCTTCCATTAGGTACTCCGGCCAATGGAAGGGTAGGTTGCCAAGCGCACTTACGGCATTAGCTCTCATTCTTCCGCTCATTGGTCTGATTCCTATCGGCCGACTCGCGCATGATCGCGTTTCTCGACCGCCGCCTCACGTCGTTTGGGCACACGGGCAAACAACATTCCCAAGCCCTCACTCATGGTGGGGTGAGTGAACACGGCATCTCGCAACAGCGTGTATGGCGCCCCTGACAGCATTGCGACCTGAACGTTAGCCATTAGTTCTCCTGCTTCCGGGCCGAAAGCAGAGAACCCGAGAATGCGATCGCTATGCGCATCGATGATAACCTTCATAAATCCGCGCGTCTCAGAGAGAGTATGCGGTCTGAATACAGCATCCATCGGCAGTGACGCCACTCGATACGAGATGTTGTTTGCCAAAGCCTGTGACTCGTTGATGCCAACGCGACCCAGCGGTGGATCAATAAAGAGACAGTAAGGAACCAGGCGGTCGCGCGTGTTGCGGTTACCTCCGTTCAGATTCGCGTGAATGATGTGGAAGTCATTTTCGGATACGTGGGTGAAATAGGGGCTCCCGGCGCATTCTCCTACAGCCCATACATTCGGCGCCGTTGTTTCCAGGCGATCATTCACTCGGATATGCCCACGCTCAGTGACTTCAATTCCCGCCTTTTCCAAGCCGATTCCTTGCGTGTTCGGGACACGCCCAAGCGCAGCCAGAATGTCCGTTCCTTCTATGGTTCGCGTGCCGGCTTCGTCTTCAACCTGCAGTTCTACACGCTCTCCCGAAATACCTTTGATACTCAGAACTTGCGTACGCAGCAGAACCTCGATTCCCTCGTCGCGGAATAATTCCAGTATCGCTTGCGCAACATCAGCATCCTCTTTTGGCGCAAGCTGCGGCTCGCGAGCGATCAATGTGACGCGGCTACCAAACCTGCGCATGGCCTGCGCCAACTCCAGCCCCACGTAGCCGCCGCCCAGAACGATCAGATGTTCGGGAAGCCGCTGCAGGTCGAGCACCTCGACATGCGTCATCGGCTTAGCCTCCACCAGTCCAGGTATGTCTGGTATCGCGGCGTGGGTTCCGACGTTCACGAATACGCGCTCACCGGTAAGTGTGCGCTCGCCGCCGTCGCGCAGAGCGACCTGGAGAGTACGCGGTCCGATGAATCGAGCATTCCCCCAAATCAATTCAGCTCCGGATTCCTTGTATTGATCGAGATGGACTTTGATCAAGCCCTCGACCATTTTTCGTTTTCGCTCGAAAACGCCGGCCATATTTACCCTAACCGGTCCAGTTTCCATCCCGAATTCCTGATGCCGTGCGAACAGGGAAGCAACCTTCGCGCTGTGAATGATGTTCTTGCTTGGCAGGCAGGCGATATTTGGACACGCTCCGCCGATGTACTTCCGCTCGATCGAGGCCGTTCGCTTACCTTCTTTGGCCATCGTCCATGCTATTAATTTACCCCCCGTGCCGGCTCCGAGCACAAGGACGTCATATTTTTCCGGTTCACCCGCGGCGTTAATCTCGTTTCGGTGAGGGCGATCGGTTTCCGTCTGCGATAATTTGTCGATTGGAGTTACAGCGGCGGAATCGGCGGCTTTCATTGCATTCATGGTAAGTTGACGGTCGGTTATGAATCATCGCTGGCGACGGCACATGAGTCA
This genomic interval from Pirellulales bacterium contains the following:
- a CDS encoding aquaporin, which codes for MEAGELALYMFATCTFATLLQHPASPVRHLIVNGFYRRAVIGLGMGATVVAIITSPWGKQSGAHFNPGVTLTFYRLGKMDFSDAAFYVAAQFLGGIGGVVIATQLLRGAPGHAAVHYAVTLPGRYGNAIAFIAEMTISFILMITVLFVSNRENIARYTPYFAGGLVAIYMIFEWPLSGMSTNPARTFGSAFSASYWHALWIYFTAPPLGMLAAAEIFLRLRGGVSPICAKLYHANSTRCIFHCGYRTGRSRFLTQSPSF
- a CDS encoding FAD-dependent oxidoreductase yields the protein MKAADSAAVTPIDKLSQTETDRPHRNEINAAGEPEKYDVLVLGAGTGGKLIAWTMAKEGKRTASIERKYIGGACPNIACLPSKNIIHSAKVASLFARHQEFGMETGPVRVNMAGVFERKRKMVEGLIKVHLDQYKESGAELIWGNARFIGPRTLQVALRDGGERTLTGERVFVNVGTHAAIPDIPGLVEAKPMTHVEVLDLQRLPEHLIVLGGGYVGLELAQAMRRFGSRVTLIAREPQLAPKEDADVAQAILELFRDEGIEVLLRTQVLSIKGISGERVELQVEDEAGTRTIEGTDILAALGRVPNTQGIGLEKAGIEVTERGHIRVNDRLETTAPNVWAVGECAGSPYFTHVSENDFHIIHANLNGGNRNTRDRLVPYCLFIDPPLGRVGINESQALANNISYRVASLPMDAVFRPHTLSETRGFMKVIIDAHSDRILGFSAFGPEAGELMANVQVAMLSGAPYTLLRDAVFTHPTMSEGLGMLFARVPKRREAAVEKRDHARVGR